The genomic region CGCGAAGGGGCGGTCGTGCCGGAGGGCCGGGATGCGTCCGCGCGCCTCGGCGACGAGGCCGAGATCGATATCGGCGATCGCGATGCCGGGACCATCGGCCGCCTCGGCGACGATCCGGCCCCAGGGGTCGACGATCAGGCTGTGGCCGTAGGTCGAACGGCCGTTCTCGTGCAGGCCGCTCTGCGCGGCGGCAAACACCCAGGCTCCGTTTTCGATCGCCCGGGCGCGCAGCAGGACATGCCAGTGGGCTTCGCCGGTCTGCTGCGTGAAGGCCGCCGGAACGCTCAGAATGTCGGCGCCGGCCTCGCGGGCCAGCGCCCGGAACAGCTGCGGGAAGCGCAGATCGTAGCAGATGGCGAGACCGAGCCGCCCCCACGGCAGGTCGACCGTGACGGATTCCGCGCCCGGGCGGATGCGGTTGCTCTCGCGATAGCTCTCGCCGCCGACCAGGTCGACGTCGAAGAGATGGATCTTGTCGTAGCGCGCCGCGACCGAACCGTCCGGGGCGATCACGAAAGCGCGGTTGGCGGCCTTGGCCTCCGCGACCTTGATGGCCAGCGAGCCGACATGCAGCCAGATGCCCAATTCGGCGGCAACGGCGCGGAGCCGCGCCAGGGTCGGGTCGGCCGCCTCTTCGGTCAGTGCCGCGAACAGGCGATCGCCGTTATGCTCCATGATGTTGGTGTTTTCCGGCGTCTGCACATACTGCGCACCGGCCGCAGCGGCCTCGCGCACCAGCGCTTCGACGGCCGCGATATTGGCCTCGACCGAGCGCGAGGCCGTGGTCTGGACGAGCGCGGCGCGGAATTGGGTCATGGCACTCACCGGAAGGGGCCGGCTTTCGAAACCGGCCAGTCGGGTTGATGGGCCGGGTCGGCCGCGGCGGATGCGGAAAGGCTAGCCGTGCGCCTGGGCGGACGCCAGCAACGGATCGAGGCGGCCGGCGCGATCGAGAGCATGCAGGTCGTCGCAGCCGCCGACATGGGTCGCACCGACGAAGATCTGCGGAAAGGTGGTCCGGCCGGAACGGTCCATCATCTCCCGGCGCAGGGCGGGCGATCCGGTCGCGTCCTTCTCTTCGTAGGCGACGCCCTTGCGGTCGAGAAGCGCCTTGGCGGCACTGCAATAGCCGCAGAATTCACGCGTGTAGATGACGACGGCTGCCATGGTGCGGATCCGGGTGGAGGGCCGGTGTGACCGATCTCCGTCATATATGCAAGGTTCCGGCCGCGGCAACCCGCGCGAAGGTGATCACGTCGACGGCGGCCGCACCGCCGCGTTTCAGCGCACGCGTGGCGGCCTTGACGGTGGCGCCCGTGGTCAGCACGTCGTCGACGAGGAGGATATGCGTCCCGGCGATGCGCGCCTTGGCGGCCGGCGGCACCCGGAAGGCGCCGGCGACATTTTCGGCGCGCTCGCGCGGATTGAGCCCGACCTGGCGGTCGGTCGCCTTGACGCGAGCGAGCGCGAGCGGGTCGACCGGAAGCCCGCATTGGCGCCCGAGCTCGGCGGCGATCAGCTGCGATTGGTTGAACTTGCGCGTCAGCAGCCGGCTCGGATGCAGCGGCACGGGCACGATCAGCCCCGCGCGGGGGAAGAGGTCGGTGCCGGCCCGCGCCGTCAGGCGCCCGATCAGGCGGCCGAGCTCGGTGCGGTCCTGATACTTGAGCCGGTGGACCAGTTCGGCCGCCATCCCCTCGTAGAGCACGGCCGCGCGTGCCTTGTCGAAAGGCGGCGGATCGGCGATAGCCTCGGCCGAGAGCGCGCCGGGGCCGAGGTCGTAGCCGAACGGAATGCCGAGCTGCTCGCAATAGGGGCGTTCGATCAGGCGCAGGTCGGCCCAGCAGGCGGCACAGAGGCTGTGCGGCTCGGCGACCGGGATCCGGCACTGGCTGCAGACCGGCGGCAGCACGAAATCCAGCCCGCGCCGGAAGAGCCCGGCCGCCCCGGCGACAAGCCCGTGCCCACCAGCCTCGCGGGCGCGGTCGAACAGGCGGCGGAACGGGATGTGCGGGTCCATAGTGCAACCATAACGCACTGGCACGCCCGCGCCCAGAGCGCCCGGGAGCCGGTGCGGGCCGCTGTCTGTCCGCTCGGCTTTGACCTTCGCGCGCGGCCGGCCCATATAGCCGCGGTCAGCACGAGGCCTGAACCCGCATGACCGTACCGCCGATCTTCGACCGCGCGCTGCTCGCCCGTCGGCGCGGCCGTGCGCTCCGCGAGGCCCGGCCGGGCGCCGATTTCCTGATGGCCCGCGTGGTCGAGGATCTCGCCGACCGGCTGGCGACGGTGAGCCGGCGCTTTCCCGTCGCCGTCGCGCTCGGCGATCCGACCGGCCGGACGGCCGCGATGCTGCGGGCCTCCGGCAAGGTCGAGCATGTCGTGGAGGTCCTGCCGCCGGCCGATCCGCCGCCGGCGGGACGCGGCGACCTGATCGCCGACGAAGCCCTGCTGCCGTTTCGCGACGGTGCGCTGGATCTCGTCGTGGCGCCGCTTGCGTTGCACTGGCTCGACGATCTCCCGGGTGCGCTCGTTCAGATCCGGCGGGCGCTGCGGCCGGACGGGCTTCTGCTCGCGGCGCTGCCGGGCGGTGAGACGCTGTCGGAACTGCGCCGCAGCCTGATCGCCGCCGAGGCCGAGACGACGAACGGCGCGAGCCCGCGCGTAGCACCCTTCGTCGACATCCGCGATCTCGGCGGCCTTCTGCAGCGGGCCGGCTTCGCGCTGCCGGTCACGGATGTCGACCGGATGACCGTGCGCTATGACGACATGTTCGCGCTGATGCTCGACCTGCGTGCCATGGGGGCGACCAGCATCCTGGCCGAACGCAGCCGCAAGCCGGCCGGCCGCGGCCTGTTCCTGCGCGCCGCCGCACTTTATGCCGAGCGCCATGCCGATCCGGACGGGCGCATCCGGGCGACCTTCGAGATCGTGTCGGCATCGGGCTGGGCGCCGCACGAAAGCCAGCAGAAGCCGGCCCGGCGCGGTTCGGCGACCGTCAGGCTCGCCGATGCGCTCGGAACGGTCGAGCGGTCCGGCGGCGAGACTGCGGACGGGATCGAGTGAACGGGGCTTGGCGACGGCTGGTGCGCCTCTGTTCCGGCACGCGGCGATTCAGCTCGATTTCACATTCGAGCGGATCAGGCCGCTGACCCAGTCCCACTGCGCGGCAAGCTGCTCGCCGAATCCGGTGATGCCGGCGATGATCACGATCACCACCAGGCTGGCGATCAGCCCGTACTCGATCGACGTCGCGCCGAACTCGTCGGTGCGGAGAGCCGAGAGGCGGCTGCGCACGAATGAGGCGACGGTCGAGGCAACGGTCATCGCGGTTTCCGTCAGATCAGATCGACGAGATGCGGGATCAGCGGTTCATCGGCCGGCGGCATGGGATAGTCCCGGAGATCGCGAGGCCGAACCCATTTCAGGGCCTGTCCCTCGCGCGCCACGACCATGCCGGTCCAGCGCCGACAGACCCATAGTGGCATCAGCAAGTGAAAATTGGGATAAACATGGCTGGCAAAGGTCAGGGGGGCGAGACACTCGCTCTTAACCGTGATGCCCAGTTCCTCGTCGAGTTCGCGGATCAGCGCCGCCTCGGGGCTTTCCCCCGGCTCGACCTTGCCGCCGGGGAATTCCCACAATCCTTCCATGGACTTGCCGGGCGGCCGCTGAGCCAGGAGGATCCGGCCGTCGGGATCGATCAAGGCCACCGCTGCCACGAGCACGAGCTTCGTCATGATTCAGCGCATCCTTTACGCGCAAGGTTGCTTAACGGGATGGATACGCTGTTTCGAAACAATTCGTATCAACTGCGATAGTCGCCGTTGATGGCGACATACTCCTTGGTCAGGT from Prosthecodimorpha staleyi harbors:
- the mutT gene encoding 8-oxo-dGTP diphosphatase MutT; its protein translation is MTKLVLVAAVALIDPDGRILLAQRPPGKSMEGLWEFPGGKVEPGESPEAALIRELDEELGITVKSECLAPLTFASHVYPNFHLLMPLWVCRRWTGMVVAREGQALKWVRPRDLRDYPMPPADEPLIPHLVDLI
- a CDS encoding carbon-nitrogen hydrolase family protein, which gives rise to MTQFRAALVQTTASRSVEANIAAVEALVREAAAAGAQYVQTPENTNIMEHNGDRLFAALTEEAADPTLARLRAVAAELGIWLHVGSLAIKVAEAKAANRAFVIAPDGSVAARYDKIHLFDVDLVGGESYRESNRIRPGAESVTVDLPWGRLGLAICYDLRFPQLFRALAREAGADILSVPAAFTQQTGEAHWHVLLRARAIENGAWVFAAAQSGLHENGRSTYGHSLIVDPWGRIVAEAADGPGIAIADIDLGLVAEARGRIPALRHDRPFAAAPALPVELKAAP
- a CDS encoding Flp family type IVb pilin, which produces MTVASTVASFVRSRLSALRTDEFGATSIEYGLIASLVVIVIIAGITGFGEQLAAQWDWVSGLIRSNVKSS
- a CDS encoding ComF family protein, coding for MDPHIPFRRLFDRAREAGGHGLVAGAAGLFRRGLDFVLPPVCSQCRIPVAEPHSLCAACWADLRLIERPYCEQLGIPFGYDLGPGALSAEAIADPPPFDKARAAVLYEGMAAELVHRLKYQDRTELGRLIGRLTARAGTDLFPRAGLIVPVPLHPSRLLTRKFNQSQLIAAELGRQCGLPVDPLALARVKATDRQVGLNPRERAENVAGAFRVPPAAKARIAGTHILLVDDVLTTGATVKAATRALKRGGAAAVDVITFARVAAAGTLHI
- the grxC gene encoding glutaredoxin 3, which codes for MAAVVIYTREFCGYCSAAKALLDRKGVAYEEKDATGSPALRREMMDRSGRTTFPQIFVGATHVGGCDDLHALDRAGRLDPLLASAQAHG
- a CDS encoding methyltransferase domain-containing protein translates to MTVPPIFDRALLARRRGRALREARPGADFLMARVVEDLADRLATVSRRFPVAVALGDPTGRTAAMLRASGKVEHVVEVLPPADPPPAGRGDLIADEALLPFRDGALDLVVAPLALHWLDDLPGALVQIRRALRPDGLLLAALPGGETLSELRRSLIAAEAETTNGASPRVAPFVDIRDLGGLLQRAGFALPVTDVDRMTVRYDDMFALMLDLRAMGATSILAERSRKPAGRGLFLRAAALYAERHADPDGRIRATFEIVSASGWAPHESQQKPARRGSATVRLADALGTVERSGGETADGIE